A stretch of the Neptunomonas phycophila genome encodes the following:
- the pspA gene encoding phage shock protein PspA: MGIFSRFQDIINANINSLLDRAEDPEKMIRLMIQEMEETLIEVRSTSAKVLADKKTLERRMAALEKEADTWEEKAALALLKDREDLARAALAEQSAANETLEIAKEELLALDSHVLDLNSEVAQLQQKLNDAKAKQKSMLAREQTARSKLEIRRRFNRDKLNEAFEKFERYERKMDDMEAEVESYDIGSKDLADEIQDLARDEKVDQALEQLKARMSQKAK; the protein is encoded by the coding sequence ATGGGTATCTTTTCTCGTTTTCAGGACATCATTAACGCGAACATAAACTCTTTATTGGATCGCGCTGAAGATCCGGAAAAAATGATCCGCCTCATGATTCAAGAAATGGAAGAAACACTGATTGAGGTACGCTCAACTTCCGCCAAAGTATTGGCCGATAAGAAAACATTAGAACGCCGCATGGCCGCTCTTGAAAAAGAAGCAGACACCTGGGAAGAAAAAGCTGCTTTAGCTTTACTAAAAGACCGTGAAGATTTAGCGCGTGCTGCATTAGCAGAGCAATCAGCTGCAAATGAGACCTTAGAGATTGCAAAAGAAGAATTGCTTGCGTTAGATTCGCATGTACTTGACCTCAATAGCGAAGTTGCGCAGCTACAACAAAAGCTAAACGATGCTAAAGCTAAGCAAAAATCTATGCTAGCTCGCGAACAAACAGCGCGATCTAAGCTTGAGATTCGCCGCCGCTTTAACCGTGACAAACTGAATGAAGCGTTCGAAAAATTTGAACGTTATGAAAGAAAAATGGACGATATGGAAGCGGAAGTCGAAAGTTACGATATAGGCAGCAAAGACTTAGCCGATGAAATCCAAGACCTAGCCCGCGACGAAAAGGTCGATCAAGCGCTCGAGCAATTAAAAGCGCGCATGAGCCAAAAAGCAAAATAA
- the pspF gene encoding phage shock protein operon transcriptional activator: MRLSDKTKILGESSLMLDLMDQISRLAPLNKPVLVIGERGTGKELVAERIHFLSGRWDQAFLKLNCAAMNENLLESELFGHESGAFTGASKRHVGRFERAEGGSLFLDELGTSSLMVQEKLLRVVEYGEFERVGGQQTLQADVRLIAATNADLLNMREEQTFRADLLDRLAFDVIHIPPLRHRQDDILLLAEHFAQRMCIELGREYFPGFSAAAQDDLLSYAWPGNVRELKNAVERSVYRESNHERAIETMVINPFIAPWHISSAVGADIDSSQQSTVISASPNGPDATERPNLNKPQWEAQKDEAADLETQVRGLEQRLLIEALQVSGYNQKMAADRLGLTYHQLRSQLRKYKMIPLKRFIERMNKQGD; encoded by the coding sequence ATGAGGCTAAGTGATAAGACAAAAATATTAGGTGAATCTTCCCTGATGCTTGATCTAATGGACCAAATTTCGCGATTGGCACCATTAAATAAGCCCGTGCTGGTTATTGGAGAGCGGGGAACGGGTAAGGAGTTAGTCGCAGAGCGGATTCATTTTTTGTCGGGACGCTGGGATCAAGCTTTTCTCAAACTCAATTGCGCGGCAATGAATGAGAACTTGCTTGAAAGTGAATTGTTTGGACACGAATCCGGAGCTTTTACAGGAGCCTCTAAGCGTCATGTAGGGCGGTTTGAACGGGCTGAAGGCGGAAGTTTGTTTTTGGATGAGTTAGGTACCAGCTCATTAATGGTACAAGAGAAGTTATTACGTGTTGTTGAATATGGTGAGTTTGAGCGTGTAGGCGGGCAGCAAACTTTGCAGGCCGATGTTCGGTTAATAGCGGCTACCAATGCAGACCTATTAAATATGCGAGAAGAGCAGACTTTTCGAGCGGACCTTTTAGATCGCCTAGCATTTGATGTGATTCATATCCCGCCCTTGCGCCATCGCCAAGATGATATTTTGTTATTGGCTGAGCACTTTGCCCAGCGCATGTGCATTGAGTTAGGGCGCGAGTATTTCCCCGGTTTTTCCGCCGCCGCACAAGATGACCTGTTGAGTTACGCTTGGCCCGGCAATGTAAGAGAGCTAAAAAACGCTGTAGAGCGCAGTGTGTATCGTGAGTCAAATCACGAGCGGGCAATTGAAACCATGGTGATTAACCCCTTTATCGCACCTTGGCATATCTCGTCTGCAGTAGGAGCCGATATTGATTCTTCACAACAGTCGACGGTTATCTCAGCTTCGCCCAACGGGCCGGACGCCACTGAACGTCCCAACTTAAATAAACCTCAGTGGGAGGCGCAAAAGGATGAAGCGGCAGATTTAGAAACTCAGGTTAGGGGATTGGAGCAGCGCTTGCTCATAGAAGCCCTGCAAGTGAGCGGCTATAACCAAAAAATGGCAGCTGATAGGTTGGGTTTGACATATCACCAGCTGAGATCGCAGCTTCGTAAATATAAAATGATACCTTTAAAAAGGTTTATTGAGCGGATGAATAAGCAGGGTGACTAG
- the ftsZ gene encoding cell division protein FtsZ has product MFEVADSLPQSAVIKVIGVGGGGGNAVQHMVTADVEGVEFICANTDSQALQNMLSKAVIQIGGELTKGLGAGANPEVGREAALEDKDRIAEMITGADMVFITAGMGGGTGTGAAPIVAEVAKELGILTVAVVTKPFPFEGRKRMKIAEEGIKELKENVDSLIIIPNEKLMQVMGRNCSLINAFNTANDVLRGAVQGIADLITRPGMINVDFADVRTVMSEMGMAMMGTGEARGDDRATIATEAAINSPLLEDVDLKGARGILVNITAGLDLSLGEFSEVGSIVEEYASENATIVVGTVIDAELSDEIKVTVVATGLGQAQTEELKVVNGGTTSRVVSSSPSHSHSAPSSSRSDFNQLDLPTVLRNRADERQRAAAPEQENDMMQSGMKKTGTDDMDFLDIPAFLRRQAD; this is encoded by the coding sequence ATGTTTGAAGTAGCTGATAGTTTGCCACAAAGCGCTGTCATTAAGGTGATTGGTGTAGGTGGCGGTGGCGGTAACGCCGTGCAACACATGGTAACCGCTGATGTTGAAGGTGTTGAGTTTATCTGTGCTAATACAGACTCTCAAGCACTACAAAATATGCTGTCTAAGGCGGTTATCCAAATTGGTGGAGAGCTGACTAAAGGCTTAGGCGCAGGCGCTAACCCAGAAGTAGGTCGTGAAGCCGCGCTTGAAGACAAAGACCGTATTGCCGAAATGATTACTGGCGCTGATATGGTCTTTATCACAGCAGGTATGGGCGGTGGTACGGGCACAGGTGCTGCCCCAATCGTGGCCGAAGTTGCTAAAGAGCTTGGCATTCTTACAGTAGCGGTTGTTACTAAGCCGTTCCCGTTCGAAGGCCGTAAGCGAATGAAGATCGCTGAAGAGGGGATCAAAGAATTAAAAGAGAATGTTGATTCATTAATCATCATTCCAAACGAAAAACTCATGCAAGTAATGGGTCGTAACTGTAGCCTTATTAACGCATTCAACACAGCAAACGATGTACTGCGTGGTGCGGTTCAAGGTATCGCCGATCTAATTACCCGTCCAGGTATGATCAACGTCGACTTTGCCGATGTTCGCACTGTTATGTCTGAAATGGGCATGGCAATGATGGGTACAGGCGAAGCGCGTGGTGATGATCGCGCGACAATTGCTACGGAAGCGGCGATTAACAGCCCTCTACTTGAAGATGTTGATTTAAAAGGCGCTCGCGGTATTTTGGTTAACATTACAGCTGGCTTAGATTTAAGCTTGGGTGAGTTTTCTGAAGTGGGCAGTATTGTTGAAGAATATGCCTCTGAAAACGCGACGATTGTAGTCGGCACGGTTATTGATGCCGAGCTAAGTGATGAAATTAAAGTCACAGTCGTTGCTACAGGGCTTGGACAGGCGCAAACCGAAGAATTAAAGGTGGTTAATGGTGGAACAACATCGCGTGTTGTTTCCTCTTCGCCATCACATTCTCACTCTGCACCATCGAGCAGCCGTTCAGATTTTAACCAACTGGATCTGCCAACCGTTTTACGTAATCGAGCGGATGAGCGTCAGCGTGCTGCTGCACCAGAGCAAGAGAACGACATGATGCAATCCGGCATGAAGAAAACAGGCACTGACGATATGGATTTCCTAGATATTCCGGCCTTCCTTCGTCGTCAGGCTGACTAA
- the ftsA gene encoding cell division protein FtsA, whose product MEIEHNMIVALDIGTSKVVCLVAEVLADGQVEVVGIGSHPSRGLKRGVVVNIESTVTSIQRAVEEAELMAGCKIHSVTVGIAGSHISSMNSHGIVAVREREVTEHDLERVIDAASAVAIPADQKILHILPQEYLIDHQEGIKEPLGMSGVRLEAKVHLVTGATNAILNIEKCVRRCGLEVDGVVLEQLASSYAVLTEDEKELGVCMVDIGGGTTDIAVFTAGSIRHTGVIPIAGDQVTNDIAMALRTPAQHAEKLKIQYACALAQLANADETIKVPSVGDRPPRDLSRQALAEVVEPRYDELFTLIQTELRRSGFEDLIPSGIVLTGGTAKMEGVVELAEEIFHMPVRLAMPQGVRGMDDILQNPIFSTGMGLLHYAAQGGQANSSATTAHVPKMNDDRLTNLKADTPSEKRTEKERKVKPVNEGPGLLSRCKDWLKGNF is encoded by the coding sequence ATGGAAATTGAGCATAATATGATCGTCGCACTTGATATAGGCACTTCAAAAGTGGTGTGTCTAGTTGCGGAGGTATTGGCGGATGGCCAAGTTGAAGTAGTCGGTATCGGCTCTCATCCATCCCGTGGGCTCAAACGAGGTGTCGTTGTTAACATCGAGTCAACAGTTACATCAATTCAGCGGGCAGTAGAAGAAGCTGAATTAATGGCCGGTTGTAAGATCCATTCGGTAACAGTGGGTATCGCTGGTAGTCACATCAGCAGCATGAACTCTCACGGGATTGTTGCCGTTCGTGAACGCGAAGTAACCGAACACGATTTAGAGCGCGTAATTGATGCTGCCAGTGCAGTGGCAATTCCGGCCGATCAGAAAATCCTGCATATATTGCCGCAGGAGTATTTAATCGATCACCAAGAAGGCATTAAAGAGCCGCTTGGTATGTCTGGAGTTCGCCTAGAAGCCAAAGTGCATCTAGTAACAGGCGCGACTAATGCCATTTTGAATATTGAAAAGTGCGTGCGTCGCTGTGGCTTAGAAGTCGATGGTGTTGTGTTGGAACAGCTCGCGTCCAGTTACGCGGTGCTGACCGAAGACGAGAAAGAACTAGGCGTTTGCATGGTTGATATTGGCGGTGGCACTACCGATATCGCGGTATTTACGGCAGGCTCTATTCGGCACACGGGTGTGATTCCTATTGCTGGTGATCAAGTAACTAATGATATCGCCATGGCATTGCGAACACCTGCGCAGCACGCTGAGAAGCTTAAAATTCAGTACGCCTGTGCCTTGGCTCAACTGGCGAATGCAGATGAGACGATTAAAGTCCCTAGCGTAGGTGACAGACCGCCTCGGGATCTATCGCGCCAAGCGCTAGCCGAAGTGGTTGAGCCTCGATATGACGAATTATTTACCCTAATTCAAACTGAGCTACGTCGCAGCGGTTTTGAGGATCTTATACCCTCGGGCATTGTTTTAACTGGCGGCACCGCAAAGATGGAAGGTGTTGTTGAATTAGCAGAAGAAATCTTTCACATGCCCGTTCGTTTGGCAATGCCGCAGGGCGTTCGGGGTATGGATGATATTTTACAAAACCCAATATTTTCAACAGGGATGGGGTTGCTGCATTACGCCGCACAGGGTGGCCAAGCCAACAGTAGTGCGACCACAGCGCATGTCCCGAAAATGAATGACGACCGTTTAACAAATTTAAAAGCCGATACGCCGTCTGAAAAACGAACAGAGAAGGAACGAAAGGTAAAACCGGTTAACGAAGGGCCGGGGTTGCTAAGCCGATGTAAAGATTGGCTGAAAGGGAATTTCTGA